In Ornithorhynchus anatinus isolate Pmale09 chromosome 17, mOrnAna1.pri.v4, whole genome shotgun sequence, the following proteins share a genomic window:
- the CLDN4 gene encoding claudin-4, which yields MGSMGLQVMGVALAVLGWLGVMLCCALPMWRVSAFIGSSIVTAQTIWEGLWMNCVVQSTGQMQCKVYDSMLALPQDLQAARALVVICIVVAALAVLLAVVGGKCTNCVEDEAAKAKTTIVAGVVFLLAGVLAIIPVSWTANNIIRDFYNPTVSQGQKREMGASLYIGWAAAGLLLLGGGLLCCNCPPRRDKPYSAKYSAARSAPTTNYV from the coding sequence ATGGGCTCCATGGGGCTGCAGGTGATGGGCGTGGCCCTGGCCGTGCTGGGCTGGCTGGGCGTGATGCTCTGCTGCGCGCTGCCCATGTGGAGGGTCTCGGCCTTCATCGGCAGCAGCATCGTGACGGCCCAGACCATCTGGGAGGGGCTGTGGATGAACTGcgtggtgcagagcaccggccaGATGCAGTGCAAGGTCTACGACTCCATGCTGGCCCTGCCCCAGGACCTGCAGGCCGCCCGGGCCCTGGTGGTCATCTGCATCGTCGTGGCGGCCCTGGCCGTGCTCCTGGCCGTCGTCGGGGGCAAGTGCACCAACTGCGTGGAGGACGAGGCGGCCAAGGCCAAGACCACCATCGTGGCGGGGGTGGTGTTCCTGCTGGCCGGCGTGCTGGCCATCATCCCCGTCTCCTGGACGGCCAACAACATCATCCGCGACTTCTACAACCCCACCGTCTCCCAGGGCCAGAAGCGGGAGATGGGGGCCTCGCTGTACATCGGCTGGGCGGCCGCCGGGCTCCTGCTCCTGGGCGGGGGCCTGCTCTGCTGCAACTGCCCCCCGCGCCGGGACAAGCCTTACTCCGCCAAGTACTCGGCCGCCCGCTCCGCCCCCACCACCAACTACGTGTAG